The following are encoded together in the Lathyrus oleraceus cultivar Zhongwan6 chromosome 3, CAAS_Psat_ZW6_1.0, whole genome shotgun sequence genome:
- the LOC127125467 gene encoding carbon catabolite repressor protein 4 homolog 1 — translation MLNVLRVHLPSDIPIVGCELTPYVLLRRPDKTVTTDDVLETAPLDGHFLRYKWYRVQNDKKVAVCSVHPSEQATLQCLGCLKGKIPVSKSYHCSPKCFSDAWQHHRALHDRAASAVNENGNEEEEVFGRFNNSGSGSINTGLSSSASSANLSNGSATVYPATVTQRNGGETWFEVGRSKTYTPSADDIGHVLKFECVVVDAETKLTVGHTNTILTSRVIPAPSPIPRQLIPVDGMGSLDMDGRITSSGTFTVLSYNILSDSYASNDLYNYCPSWALSWPYRRQNLLREIVGYRADIICLQEVQSDHYDEFFAPELDKHGYYGLYKKKTNEVYNGNINTIDGCATFFRRDRFSHVKKYEVEFNKAAQSLTDAMIPTTQKKTALNRLVKDNVALIVVLEAKVNNQPVDNPGKRQLLCVANTHVNVHQELKDVKLWQVHTLLKGLEKIAISADIPMLVCGDFNSVPGSAPHALLAMGKVDPSHPDLAVDPLNILRPHSKLVHQLPLVSAYSSFARTVGLGYEQHKRRLDSSTNEPLFTKVTRDFIGSLDYIFYTADSLVVESLLELLDEESLRKDTALPSPEWSSDHTALLAEFRCCKSISRR, via the exons ATGCTGAACGTGCTACGTGTGCACCTTCCTTCTGATATTCCCATTGTAGGCTGTGAGCTCACGCCTTATGTGCTCCTACGTCGGCCTGACAAAACCGTTACGACTGACGATGTACTTGAAACCGCACCCTTAGATGGGCATTTTTTGCGATATAAGTG GTATCGTGTACAGAATGATAAAAAGGTTGCTGTTTGTAGTGTACATCCATCCGAGCAGGCCACACTGCAGTGCCTAGGTTGTCTTAAGGGTAAAATTCCTGTTTCCAAAAGTTACCATTGCTCTCCCAAGTGTTTCTCAGATGCATGGCAGCACCACCGAGCGTTACATGACCGAGCTGCAAGTGCAgttaatgaaaatggaaatgaggaGGAGGAGGTATTTGGGAGATTTAACAATTCTGGATCTGGGTCAATCAATACCGGCTTATCCTCCTCTGCATCTAGTGCTAACCTGTCAAATGGGTCTGCAACCGTGTATCCCGCAACTGTTACACAACGAAATGGTGGTGAAACTTGGTTTGAAGTTGGACGATCAAAGACATATACCCCATCAGCTGATGACATTGGTCATGTTCTTAAATTTGAATGTGTTGTAGTTGACGCAGAGACAAAACTTACTGTGGGGCACACAAACACTATTCTAACTTCCCGGGTCATTCCTGCTCCTTCACCTATCCCGCGCCAGCTGATACCTGTTGACGGGATGGGGAGTTTGGATATGGATGGGCGTATAACATCATCGGGAACTTTTACTGTTTTATCATACAACATATTGTCTGATTCATATGCCTCAAATGATCTATACAATTACTGCCCTTCGTGGGCTCTTTCCTGGCCGTATCGCAGACAAAATTTATTACGAGAAATAGTTGGTTACCGTGCCGATATTATTTGTCTACAAGAG GTCCAAAGCGATCATTATGATGAATTTTTTGCTCCTGAACTGGACAAACATGGCTATTACGGTCTTTACAAGAAAAAAACAAATGAG GTATATAATGGCAACATAAATACTATTGATGGTTGCGCAACATTTTTCCGTAGAGACAGATTCTCACATGTGAAGAAATACGAG GTTGAGTTTAATAAGGCCGCACAATCTTTAACAGATGCCATGATTCCAACCACTCAAAAGAAAACTGCATTGAACCGGCTTGTTAAG GATAATGTTGCACTAATAGTTGTTTTAGAAGCAAAAGTTAACAATCAGCCGGTTGATAATCCAGGGAAAAGACAGCTTCTGTGTGTG GCAAATACACATGTAAATGTCCACCAAGAACTAAAGGATGTTAAGCTCTGGCAG GTGCACACACTTTTAAAAGGATTGGAGAAAATTGCTATAAGTGCAGACATTCCAATGCTGGTTTGTGGTGACTTCAATTCAGTTCCAGGAAG TGCTCCTCATGCACTTCTTGCGATGGGGAAGGTAGACCCATCCCACCCAGATTTAGCAGTTGACCCACTCAACATATTGCGTCCTCACAGCAAATTGGTTCACCAGTTGCCACTG GTTAGTGCTTACTCTTCTTTTGCAAGAACGGTTGGCCTGGGATATGAACAGCATAAGCGAAGATTGGACAGCTCAACAAATGAACCTTTATTTACAAAGGTCACTAGAGATTTTATTGGCTCTCTTGATTATATATTTTACACAG CGGATTCATTAGTTGTGGAGTCATTATTAGAGCTATTGGATGAAGAGAGTTTGAGGAAAGACACAGCACTACCTTCTCCTGAATGGTCCTCAGATCATACAGCTCTCTTAGCTGAGTTTCGTTGCTGCAAAAGTATATCTAGGCGATGA